The DNA sequence AAAAAGAGATCGACGAGTTCGCCGTCCCACTGGGTTCCCTTTCCTTTTCTCAAGATGTCTGCCGCTTGACGAATATCCATCCCTTTACGGTACGGACGATCCGAAGTCATGGCGTCAAATGCATCGGCCACGGCGATGATTTTGCCAAACAACGGAATGTCATCGCCTGCCAACCCATCTGGATATCCCTTTCCATCTATGCGTTCGTGATGGGAGCGGATGCCGGCTAACAGCGGCTCAATCGGTTCGATTGGCCTAATCTCGCGCAAAATGGCTTCTCCAAGGGCGGGGTGTTTTTTGATCCGGGCAAATTCATCATCGCTTAGCTTTCCCACTTTAAGCAAAATGGCATCGGGAACGCCGATCTTTCCGATGTCATGCAGTAGAGCGGAACGATACAAGGCATCAAGCTGTTCATTCGGAAGGGAAAGCTTTTCCCCAATCGCGAGTGCGTAACGGGCCACGCGCAGCGAGTGCCCAGCTGTATAAGGATCGCGGGCGTCAAGCGCCGCTGTCAGGACAGTGATGAAACGGTTGAGCAGTTCTTTGTTCGTTCGGTCGCGTCGATGCACAGCGTCGATCATATGATTAAATCCGCGAAGCAAATCGGCAAATTCATCGGTATACACATTGTGGGCGACGGGTTTATACGTTTCGTTTTCTGCCCGTTTCATATGACTTAACAGCACACTGACCGGCTCATGGATCTCATCGACCAACAAGCGAGTCAAGAAAACGGAAAACGCGATCGAAAACAGCAAAATCACGGCTGCCCAGGGCCAATACGACCAATGGGATGCACTCGGTCCGGCGAGCGACCATTTGATTTCCATCGCTAAGCTGAACAATAAAACAGGAAATGTGCTGCTGAACAAGACCGTCAGCTGCAATTTGGTTTTGAGCGGCACCGGAAGCGGCGTGCGTTTTTCATCAATTCCCCCAGCCTTTGCAAGCAAATTCTCGTTTGATAGAACAATCAGAATGTAGAAAAAATACGATGTCGAACCGTTCCAACACGGATTATTCCTTTGGGAGGAAGTCACCTTTCCTTTTTTCATCATGAACAGCGATTTTTTTAAAAAAGTTGTTGACAAACAACTTGCCCGTTTATATAATTAAAAATGTGTTCGATAGCGGACAATAAAATATGATTCCGTAGCTCAGCTGGGAGAGCGCCACCTTGACAGGGTGGAGGTCGCTGGTTCGAGCCCAGTCGGAATCACTAAAGTGAGAGGCTTGAAATCCTTGCGTATCAAGGGTTTCAAGCTTTTTCGTTTTATTAGCAATTGTGCTAAAATCTCCGGGATTTAAAAATTTGCACAAAACTTGCACCTTTAGTCAACTAAAGGGTTCTGACTTTGTTTTAAGAGGGCATTTTCAAATTTCTCTGCCGCTTGCTCTTGTAAATCATCGCTGACATGTGAGTATAAATCTAAAGTTATACCAACGCGAGAATGTCCCAACCGTTCGCTAACCACTTTTGGATTTTCGCCTTGCTGCATTAAGATGGTTGCATGTGTATGCCACAAATCATGGAAGCTTATACGTGGTACACTTGCTTCTTCGATCAAGCGATAAAATTGGCGTAACAAGTTTCGTGGATCGAGAGGTTTTCCGTCGTCAGTGCAGACAATTAAATTGTTATCTTGGTATTGAGTACCCAATTTCTCCTTTTGAAATTCTTGTTTTTGTTTATGTTTCTTTAGTACATTTACAACATGTTGAGAAATTGAAATTTGTCTTTTCGATTTTTTTGTTTTAGGCTCTTTAAAAATTAATCCTTTGCCTGAGACAAAGCATAAGCTGCGCTTGATGCGGATTTTCTTATTCTCAAAATCCACGTCATCCCATTTTAGCCCTAAAACTTCTCCACGTCGCATTCCTGTGAAAATCGCAAGAAGGTAAGGGATCTCCATAGAGCTATCTTTAATCAGATTCAGAAATCGATTTACCTCATCCACTGTCCATGTAATTTTTTCTTCACTTTTCACTTTGGGTGGTTTAGCATTTTTTACAGGATTCACTTTAACCAACGACCATCTTACAGCTTGATCAAATGCTTGATTGAGCAAATTATGCATTTGTCGGATATATGCACCTGAATACCCGCTGTCTAACTTGTCTACATAAAAACTGTCAATATCAAATGTTGTAATTTCATTAATTTTTTTATGTTGGAAATATTTCATAATATGATTTCTGATTACATATTCCCTGCTTTTTGCGGTAGTTATTTCTACTGTTCTTTTATAAGAGGTGTTAAACCACCGCTCCATGAACATCGAAAAATCTTCTGTACTTTCTTTAAAATAACTTCCATCATCGACTTGGTTTTTAATTTTAAGAAGTTCTTTCTTCGCTTCAGTCTTTGTACGAAACGGTCCGAAACTTGCTTGCTTTCTCTTACCGGTAACTG is a window from the Geobacillus stearothermophilus ATCC 12980 genome containing:
- a CDS encoding tyrosine-type recombinase/integrase, which codes for MNFDKLIKEKKKGFYFRIDVGKDPVTGKRKQASFGPFRTKTEAKKELLKIKNQVDDGSYFKESTEDFSMFMERWFNTSYKRTVEITTAKSREYVIRNHIMKYFQHKKINEITTFDIDSFYVDKLDSGYSGAYIRQMHNLLNQAFDQAVRWSLVKVNPVKNAKPPKVKSEEKITWTVDEVNRFLNLIKDSSMEIPYLLAIFTGMRRGEVLGLKWDDVDFENKKIRIKRSLCFVSGKGLIFKEPKTKKSKRQISISQHVVNVLKKHKQKQEFQKEKLGTQYQDNNLIVCTDDGKPLDPRNLLRQFYRLIEEASVPRISFHDLWHTHATILMQQGENPKVVSERLGHSRVGITLDLYSHVSDDLQEQAAEKFENALLKQSQNPLVD